The following proteins are encoded in a genomic region of Triticum dicoccoides isolate Atlit2015 ecotype Zavitan chromosome 1B, WEW_v2.0, whole genome shotgun sequence:
- the LOC119327874 gene encoding uncharacterized protein LOC119327874 isoform X1 codes for MVQEQKGETSSGMYTYKHHGDKGVDIHEIFVKKSRTRVLLSYCGLILLLAIVCRSLLGKEKLCLESVWSVTFGILVAKCLQYKPVKKESVVIMPSFGVQLEIHFWSGRVDRHFVPIGKILKPLLNECVTPVTCYWSLALLLRDEEELKLVFQKFRPPVKMLVPIWRALCAFTDSECRSRHSAVSKPNRSEA; via the exons ATGGTACAAGAACAGAAAGGAGAAACATCCAGTGGCATGTATACTTACAAGCATCATGGTGACAAGGGAGTTGATATCCATGAGATTTTCGTTAAGAAGAGCAGAACCCGTGTTCTGCTGTCATACTGTGGCCTCATTTTACTTCTAGCAATTGTCTGCCGATCATTGCTGGGAAAG GAAAAGTTGTGTCTTGAGTCAGTGTGGAGTGTTACCTTTGGAATTCTGGTTGCCAAATGTTTGCAATACAAACCAGTGAAGAAAG AGTCAGTAGTGATAATGCCATCTTTTGGGGTTCAGCTAGAAATACATTTCTGGAG CGGAAGAGTTGATCGTCATTTTGTGCCAATTGGCAAGATTCTAAAGCCACTGCTGAACGAGTGTGTGACACCCGTGACCTGTTACTGGAGCTTGGCGTTGCTTCTGCGTGATGAGGAGGAGCTCAAGCTAGTTTTCCAG AAATTTCGCCCACCTGTCAAAATGTTGGTCCCTATCTGGAGAGCTCTCTGTGCATTCACAGACTCTGAATGCAGAAGCCGGCATTCTGCAGTTTCTAAACCGAATCGTTCAGAAGCGTGA
- the LOC119327874 gene encoding uncharacterized protein LOC119327874 isoform X2: MVQEQKGETSSGMYTYKHHGDKGVDIHEIFVKKSRTRVLLSYCGLILLLAIVCRSLLGKEKLCLESVWSVTFGILVAKCLQYKPVKKESVVIMPSFGVQLEIHFWSGRVDRHFVPIGKILKPLLNECVTPVTCYWSLALLLRDEEELKLVFQKFRPPVKMLVPIWRALCAFTDSECRSRHSAVSKPNRSEA, encoded by the exons ATGGTACAAGAACAGAAAGGAGAAACATCCAGTGGCATGTATACTTACAAGCATCATGGTGACAAGGGAGTTGATATCCATGAGATTTTCGTTAAGAAGAGCAGAACCCGTGTTCTGCTGTCATACTGTGGCCTCATTTTACTTCTAGCAATTGTCTGCCGATCATTGCTGGGAAAG GAAAAGTTGTGTCTTGAGTCAGTGTGGAGTGTTACCTTTGGAATTCTGGTTGCCAAATGTTTGCAATACAAACCAGTGAAGAAAG AGTCGGTAGTGATAATGCCATCTTTTGGGGTTCAGCTAGAAATACATTTCTGGAG CGGAAGAGTTGATCGTCATTTTGTGCCAATTGGCAAGATTCTAAAGCCACTGCTGAACGAGTGTGTGACACCCGTGACCTGTTACTGGAGCTTGGCGTTGCTTCTGCGTGATGAGGAGGAGCTCAAGCTAGTTTTCCAG AAATTTCGCCCACCTGTCAAAATGTTGGTCCCTATCTGGAGAGCTCTCTGTGCATTCACAGACTCTGAATGCAGAAGCCGGCATTCTGCAGTTTCTAAACCGAATCGTTCAGAAGCGTGA
- the LOC119303662 gene encoding LOB domain-containing protein 15-like has translation MSTASEWQQDHDVGKKIKSESAAEADRMMAAARRSSSLPAAGAGPGSTPSFNTMTPCAACKLLRRRCAQECPFSPFFSPLEPHKFASVHKVFGASNVSKMLLEVHESQRGDAANSLVYEANLRLRDPVYGCMGAILTLQQQVHALEAELAAVRAEILKHRYRPAAAAAASAVPNVPPSSHASQLLAAGGHRPAGSLGLAAPAVGPVASASSSTTVYATASSSTDYSSITHENVPYFG, from the exons TGAATGGCAGCAAGACCATGATGTAGGGAAGAAGATCAAGAGTGAGTCGGCGGCGGAGGCAGACCGGATGATGGCGGCGGCACGGAGGAGTAGCAGCCTGCCTGCAGCAGGCGCCGGACCAGGATCGACACCGTCGTTCAACACGATGACCCCATGTGCCGCGTGCAAGTTGCTCCGGCGGCGGTGCGCGCAGGAGTGCCCCTTCTCGCCTTTCTTCTCGCCGCTAGAGCCGCACAAGTTCGCCTCCGTTCACAAGGTCTTCGGCGCCAGCAACGTCTCCAAGATGCTTCTG GAGGTGCACGAGAGCCAGCGCGGCGACGCGGCCAACAGCCTGGTGTACGAGGCGAACCTGCGGCTCCGCGATCCCGTCTACGGCTGCATGGGCGCCATCCTCACCCTGCAGCAGCAGGTGCACGCCCTCgaggccgagctcgccgccgtccgcGCCGAGATCCTCAAGCACAGGTaccgccctgccgccgccgccgcggcgtccGCGGTGCCCAACGTGCCCCCGTCCTCGCACGCCTCCCAGCTCCTCGCCGCCGGGGGCCACCGGCCGGCTGGGTCGCTGGGGCTAGCAGCGCCGGCGGTGGGGCCTGTGGCTTCCGCGTCGTCGTCAACCACGGTGTACGCCACGGCGTCGAGCTCCACGGACTACAGCTCCATCACGCATGAGAATGTTCCATATTTTGGTTGA
- the LOC119303655 gene encoding uncharacterized protein LOC119303655 — protein MGNSLRCCLACVLPCGALDLIRIVHLSGRVEEYGRPVAAGEILSANPNHVLSKPCSQGVVRRILIVSPESELERGQIYFLIPASSVPAERKKKTGSSAGSQGAAGVAPSRTANPGHGGKARSHVKSKPSSGHGSGRDVQSEKRSLHRRRVSTGGRTAVWRPHLECIVEGT, from the coding sequence ATGGGCAATAGCTTGAGGTGCTGCCTGGCTTGCGTGCTCCCCTGCGGCGCGCTGGACCTGATCAGGATCGTCCACCtcagcggccgcgtcgaggagtacGGCAGGCCGGTGGCCGCAGGCGAGATCCTCTCCGCCAACCCGAACCACGTGCTGAGCAAGCCGTGCTCGCAGGGCGTCGTGCGGAGGATACTCATCGTCTCCCCGGAGTCCGAGCTGGAGCGCGGCCAGATATACTTTCTCATCCCGGCGTCCTCGGTGCCggctgagaggaagaagaagaccggcTCCAGCGCTGGCTCGCAAGGCGCCGCTGGCGTCGCGCCGTCAAGGACGGCAAACCCTGGCCACGGCGGCAAGGCGCGCAGCCACGTTAAGAGCAAGCCGTCGTCAGGTCACGGCAGTGGCCGTGACGTGCAGTCCGAGAAGAGGTCGTTGCACCGGCGGCGAGTGAGCACCGGTGGCCGGACCGCCGTGTGGAGGCCACACCTCGAGTGCATCGTGGAGGGCACTTGA